One genomic region from Pyxicephalus adspersus chromosome 1, UCB_Pads_2.0, whole genome shotgun sequence encodes:
- the CCDC80 gene encoding coiled-coil domain-containing protein 80 — MNWTVMFRLATLLAVWIICASDKSQGINTDTRAFRTRTIPNQRKYLNSPKNQSNYVNKDLNKRNLSQIMLSDEGQPRNKKVNPQQRPVIRQAQTRMLKDDSATSSRSRTARFQSASNSPNILASFAGKNRVWVISAPHDSDGYYRLMMSLLKNDVYCELAERHIQQIVMFHQEGEEGGKIRRITNEGNILEQPLDPSVVPKMMTSLKLEKGKFGMVLLKKTLQVEERYPYPVRLEAMYEIVDQSPIRKIEKLRQKGFVQKCKAAGVEGQVSEGDSSISGSSGGAGGSSSTSSTRVVKPTQATVQITYKKEEPKRNLVPTRSPRVKITRKPLIIQPTPTTKATTLPPPTKATTRILTTTTRPPTTPPTTIPPTTQKPWTTKLYTTPETYRFHGQAEVTTRDPETAGHYFPVRTDKHRDRQHVQTGKHFATTSKTSKPMVHESHTDAPVITTTTTEHDTKENTGRFGDNRTDRKDHSSHDITPSQKKPSKTKPPKKKGVEKILNNEYEDKFDLGKPTTPQVEEVIEEANIPPKKG; from the coding sequence ATGAACTGGACGGTAATGTTTCGTCTGGCTACCTTGCTGGCCGTGTGGATAATTTGTGCTTCAGATAAATCTCAGGGGATCAATACGGATACCAGAGCTTTTCGTACAAGAACAATACCTAATCAGAGAAAATATCTGAATTCACCTAAAAATCAAAgtaattatgtaaataaagacTTAAATAAGAGGAACTTGTCACAAATAATGCTGAGTGATGAGGGTCAACCTCGTAATAAAAAGGTTAACCCACAGCAAAGGCCTGTAATTAGACAAGCACAGACTAGAATGTTGAAGGACGATAGTGCAACTTCTTCACGTTCTAGAACTGCACGATTTCAATCAGCTTCAAATTCCCCAAATATATTAGCTAGTTTTGCTGGAAAAAACAGAGTCTGGGTTATCTCTGCTCCACATGATTCTGATGGCTATTATCGCCTGATGATGAGCCTTCTTAAAAACGATGTGTATTGTGAACTTGCTGAAAGACATATTCAACAGATTGTCATGTTCCATcaagaaggagaagaaggaggaaaaaTCAGACGCATTACAAATGAAGGAAACATCTTAGAACAGCCACTGGATCCATCAGTTGTACCCAAAATGATGACttctttaaaactggaaaaaggaaaatttggCATGGTTCTTCTTAAAAAGACTTTACAGGTTGAGGAAAGGTACCCTTATCCTGTGCGTCTTGAAGCTATGTATGAAATTGTCGACCAAAGTCCtataagaaaaatagaaaaacttaggcaaaaaggttttgtacaaaaatgtaaagcagCTGGAGTTGAGGGACAGGTCTCCGAAGGAGATAGTAGTATCAGTGGAAGCAGTGGAGGTGCTGGTGGAAGTAGCAGTACTAGTAGTACAAGAGTTGTGAAACCTACTCAAGCTACTGTGCAGATaacatataaaaaggaagaaCCAAAGAGAAATCTAGTTCCCACCAGGTCTCCTAGGGTCAAAATTACTAGAAAACCTCTTATAATACAGCCAACACCTACAACTAAAGCCACAACCTTACCACCTCCAACAAAAGCAACTACACGCATTTTAACTACAACAACAAGGCCACCCACAACACCTCCTACAACAATCCCTCCCACAACTCAGAAACCATGGACTACTAAACTCTATACCACTCCTGAGACTTACAGATTTCACGGCCAAGCTGAAGTAACAACAAGAGATCCAGAAACAGCAGGACATTACTTTCCTGTGAGAACAGATAAACACAGAGATAGACAGCATGTGCAGACAGGAAAGCACTTTGCTACTACAAGCAAAACAAGCAAACCAATGGTCCATGAGTCCCACACAGATGCTCCCGTTATTACAACAACCACAACAGAGcatgatacaaaagaaaacacaggGCGGTTTGGGGATAACCGCACAGATAGAAAGGACCATAGTTCTCATGATATCACACCAAgtcaaaaaaaaccttcaaaaacCAAGCCGCCTAAAAAGAAAGGGGTggagaaaattttaaataatgaatatgaaGACAAATTTGACCTTGGTAAACCCACAACACCTCAGGTAGAGGAGGTCATTGAGGAAGCAAACATTCCACCAAAGAAAGGATAG